The following nucleotide sequence is from Candidatus Neomarinimicrobiota bacterium.
ATCCTAATTACAATTTCTTTTATTGATCTGGAGCATATGATCATTCCCGACGGTCTTGTACTTGCTGCCGCGCTGCTTGGGCTGATGGCTTTGATTTTTAATATATTACCCATCAGCTGGATGGAATCGGTATACGGTGCGCTGCTCTATGGCGGGGTGCTGGCGGGTGTAGGATACATGGGGAAACGGGTCTATAAAATGGACGCCCTTGGCGGGGGCGATGTAAAACTGGCGGGTGTATTGGGGCTGTACCTGGGCTGGGAAATGAGTATGATCAGTTTATTATTGGCGTTTCTAGTAGCAGCTCTTTTTGTTGTCGTTGGCCTGTCTGTTGGAAGATTATCCCGGAAACAGCTAATCCCTTTTGGTCCATTTCTTGCCTTGGGGGCCATCATGACAATTTTTTGGGGTGAACAACTGTACTCCTGGTGGATTTAATTCTCGGAAGTACTATGCTACCAATTCAAACACGGTGAGGTTTTGGTTCAATTCCCTGACATCGGTGGTTTTCTAAGACAGAAATTCATAGACCCCCAAAAGTGGATTTAATGTGAATTACCTAACTAAGGAGAACGCATGGAAAAGCATTGATGTATTCTTTTCCATGATGGGGATACGCCTTGATTCTGGGAAAATATTGTTATTGTGGTTTCCTTTGATTGCAATTTCTGTCTACATCAGTAACCTTGCCATAGCACATGGTTACCTGGTCCCATTTGCAATTGCGTGTTGGGTGTTTTATTATGTTGGGATGACCCTTATTTTAGGTACTGGAATCAAGCGCTGGATGATTTCAAAATTAGGCGAGAAAAGAGCTTGGCTCTGTTTTCAAGTGATTGTAGGTGTGATGTTTTTCAATGTCGGCACGGGAATGTCCACTGCTGCCTTACATCAACAGGAGGCTTTTTCTTTATCACCTGCAGTGATGTGGGCACTCATCATTCCATTATTCATCATCGGTTTTGGTATCAAATATTGGGCTACTTGGGTGATTGGTGTGGACGTCTATTACTACAAAGATCTATTCCATGAAAAATTACATGACGAGTGGACTGAAGCCGGACCTTATAAGTGGTCGAGTAACCCGATGTACGGTATTGGATACTTGCACAGTTACTGCTTAGGAATCATCCTCGGAAGTGTTTGGGGACTTGTCTATGCAGCCGTTTGTCACCTAAGCATCTTTGTGTTTTACCATATAGCTGAAAAACCATTCATCGTTCGAACCTATTTACAATAGGGGATAAAAAAACCCCGCTCATTCTCTGGCTGGTTTCTTTACGCGGCAGAATAGTGACGACTTAAATTATATTGTTGCGTACTGCTTTTCCCGTTCAGTTAAACCCGGGTCGATGATGTGGTACCACAGGTGATATCTACATGGAGCGGACGGGAATCATCATGCGCCACGAATTCACTTAGTGTTTAAAGCAGCGCGCCCCGGTAAACACCATGGCAATGCCGTGCTCGTCGCAGGCGGCAATGACCTCTTCGTCTCTGACTGAGCCGCCGGGCTGGATAACGACGGCAATGCCCGTGTCCGCAATCCGGTCTATGCTGTCCCGGAAAGGAAAAAAGGCGTCAGAAGCGAGGGTCGCTCCCTCCAGATTGTCTCCCGACTTCCGCACCGCAATCTCCACTGCATCCACCCGCGAGACCTGACCGGGCCCGATGCCGAGGGTGGTATTATCCTTAGCGGTGAGAATGGCGTTGGATTTTACATTCTTCAGCACCTTCCAGCCGAAAAGCATGTCTTCAATCTGCTGTTCCGAAGGCTGAGCTTTCGTTACAGTGTTTAAGTGTTCGATTGTTAGTGTGTTCAAGTCGGTCTCCTGAACCAGAAGGCCGCCGTCCACATACTTAAATTCCAGCTTGGGATCACGGGCGCCAAACCGGCCGATCTCCAGCACACGGAGATTTTTCTTTTTGGCAAAGAGCTCGAGTGCCCCGTCTTCGAATTCGGGCGCAAGAACAATCTCGATAAAGATTTTCCGGAGAGCCTCGGCGATCTGTGCCGTGCACCTCTGATTCAGAGCCACAATTCCGCCGAAGGCTGACATGGAGTCGGCGTTAAAGGCGCGGTGAAAGCAGTCGGTAATGTCGTCTCCCGTAGCGACGCCGCACGGGTTGGCGTGCTTCACCACCACGCAGGCAGGTTCGGCAAACTCCTTCACGCAAGCCAGGGCGCCGTCGGCGTCCATGATGTTGTTGTAGGAGAGCTTTTTCCCCTGGTGAATGGTGGCGTTCAAGATGTTCGGCGCGGTGGCGATGGGCGCTTTGTACGCGGCGGCCTGCTGATGAGGGTTTTCCCCGTAGCGGAGATCGTAATGCTTCTCGAACGTAACCGAAAAGTCATCCGACAATGGCTCACCCTTGAAATGGTCATGAATGAGGGTATCATATTTTGCTGTATGACCAAACGCCTTGGCGGAGAGCCGCTTACGTGTTTCAAAGGCGAGTCCGGCTTCTGATTTCAGCTCGTCCAATACGACATCGTAGTCAGCAGGGTCCACCACCACACCGACCCATCCCAGATTCTTGGCGGCGCAGCGGATCATGGTGGGGCCGCCGATGTCAATATTCTCCAGTGCTGTATCAAGGGTGACGTCAGGCTTCTGGACGGCGTCGGCGAAGGGGTAGAGATTACAGACCACCAGATCAATCCAGCGGATATTGTTGGCTTCCGCTTGGTCGGCGTGGCTGTCTCTCAATCCGAGAATTCCGCCAGCTACGAGAGGATTGATAGTCTTCACCCGCCCGTCCATAATCTCCGGAAAGCCGGTGTAGTCAGAAATATCGGTTACGGAGGCGCCGCCTTCCCGCAGCGTTTTCGCAGTGCCGCCGGTGGAGATAATCTCGATGGCGAGGTCAGCCAACCCTCTTGCCAACTCAACAATATTCGCTTTGTCTGAGACGGAAATCAAGGCGGTCTTAACAGCAGTCTTATCCGTATTCATTGGTTACTCCATGGTCCTTCACTGTTTTGAAATATCCTGATAGATTCCAGAAAGGCTTTTCCCTCCAGCGCCTGCACTTTTTCCTTTAGTGTCTCCGGCGTGTCCTCGGCTTCAATGCTGCACCTCTTTTGAATTACATGAGGGCCCGCATCCACCTCTGCTGTGACAATGTGAATGGTACAGCCGGTTTCTGTCTCACCGTTCTTCAGCACTTCCTCGTGGACGTTCATGTCCATACCGCCGGCGTATTTGGGGAGGAGAGAAGGGTGTACATTCAGAACGCGATTCTGCCAGTGCCTGCAGAACCATGGCGACAGGATTCGCATAAATCCGATGAGGAGGACGAGTTCGACGCCTTTTGCCTCCAGCACATCCGTCATCTCGCGGTCGAACTGTTCCCGCTCCTTTCCCTTGTGGCTGATGAAGACGGCCTCGATGCCGTGGTTTCGGGCCCGCTCCAGGATGTACGCTTTCTTGCGATTGCTGATGACCACTTCCACAGAGGCGTCCAGATCACCGCGGTGGATGGCGTCTGAGATGGCTTGCAGGTCGGTGCCTTTTGTGGAACCAAGTACACCCAGCTTGATACTATTAGCCACGGAGATTACGGATTAGGAATATTATGGTTCGTCTTCTCAGTGCACTGTACGTCTCTGCGGATGGTTTCGCAGTTCATTCATATGGTCAATCCGCTTCTGAACCAACTCTTCCGTACCGATATCCTTTCGATGAAACAGCGGTCCCCCGACTTTCGAGATCTCCACCTCCGCCGTCGTCTCAGCCTCAGTTAGCGTCTGCGCAATGCCGACGTAGGCTGCTGTCCGCGAACCTGCCTCATAAAGTAGGCCGGCCCGTGCCTCCACGGAGGCGTAATAGAGTTGGTCCCTGTCAGTGATGGCGGAAACATCAATGCATTCTCCTTTCACCGGACTGTCTGGATATCCTTTCGGTACCGCATATTTGCATACTGTTGCCTGATGTGCAAACGTGATGTCCCTGGCATCCAGATTTCCGTTCACCATACCCATACACACTTCCATAAAATCTGACTGAAGAAGGGGGAGAACATTCATAGCCTCGGGGTCGCCAAGACGGGCGTTGTATTCGATCAGCTTCACTCCGTCAGCGGTGGCGATAAAACCCCCATAAAGAATCCCTTTGTATCCATCACCAAACTCTTCTTTCAGAGCCTGAGCCGTGGCTTGATTGAACTTCTGAGCTTGGGCAATTTCCTCGTCCGTAAGAAAAGGGAGGCTGTGATCAGCGTCGGAATAGCTGCCCATGCCACCGGTATTGGGTCCTGTGTCGCCATCGTAAGCCCGTTTGTGATCCTGGACAGGCGGCATGTGAGCCAGATGCTCGCCGTCGCAAAAGCTCATGAGGGAGAATTCTTCACCGATCAGTTTTTCCTCTACCACAAATGTGCCGTCGCGGCTCACGAGTTCCATACAGTAGTCCAGAGCTTCGTCATGAGAGTGCAGATGATCACCGGCAACTTTCACACCCTTCCCGCCCATGAGGCCGTCGTACTTGACTACATAGTTATCGTGAAGTTCGGTGAGAAACTCGCGCACGCCTTCCATGGCACTGAACCGTTTGTAGGCAGGACACGCCGGGATACGATACTTCGTCAGAAGATCACGGGTGAAGCCCTTGCTGGTTTCAATCTGAGCTAGAGCCTTCTTCGGGCCGACGCACGGAATCCCCGTCTCCCAAAGAGCGTCAGCTACACCGGCTTCGAGCGGCGCCTCGGGGCCGATAATGGCCAGTTCAGTACTGTGCTGGTCGGCGAACTGGGTGACGGCTGCAGGATCACTGATTTT
It contains:
- a CDS encoding A24 family peptidase, with the protein product ILITISFIDLEHMIIPDGLVLAAALLGLMALIFNILPISWMESVYGALLYGGVLAGVGYMGKRVYKMDALGGGDVKLAGVLGLYLGWEMSMISLLLAFLVAALFVVVGLSVGRLSRKQLIPFGPFLALGAIMTIFWGEQLYSWWI
- a CDS encoding methyltransferase, coding for MNYLTKENAWKSIDVFFSMMGIRLDSGKILLLWFPLIAISVYISNLAIAHGYLVPFAIACWVFYYVGMTLILGTGIKRWMISKLGEKRAWLCFQVIVGVMFFNVGTGMSTAALHQQEAFSLSPAVMWALIIPLFIIGFGIKYWATWVIGVDVYYYKDLFHEKLHDEWTEAGPYKWSSNPMYGIGYLHSYCLGIILGSVWGLVYAAVCHLSIFVFYHIAEKPFIVRTYLQ
- the purH gene encoding bifunctional phosphoribosylaminoimidazolecarboxamide formyltransferase/IMP cyclohydrolase; amino-acid sequence: MNTDKTAVKTALISVSDKANIVELARGLADLAIEIISTGGTAKTLREGGASVTDISDYTGFPEIMDGRVKTINPLVAGGILGLRDSHADQAEANNIRWIDLVVCNLYPFADAVQKPDVTLDTALENIDIGGPTMIRCAAKNLGWVGVVVDPADYDVVLDELKSEAGLAFETRKRLSAKAFGHTAKYDTLIHDHFKGEPLSDDFSVTFEKHYDLRYGENPHQQAAAYKAPIATAPNILNATIHQGKKLSYNNIMDADGALACVKEFAEPACVVVKHANPCGVATGDDITDCFHRAFNADSMSAFGGIVALNQRCTAQIAEALRKIFIEIVLAPEFEDGALELFAKKKNLRVLEIGRFGARDPKLEFKYVDGGLLVQETDLNTLTIEHLNTVTKAQPSEQQIEDMLFGWKVLKNVKSNAILTAKDNTTLGIGPGQVSRVDAVEIAVRKSGDNLEGATLASDAFFPFRDSIDRIADTGIAVVIQPGGSVRDEEVIAACDEHGIAMVFTGARCFKH
- the purN gene encoding phosphoribosylglycinamide formyltransferase, encoding MANSIKLGVLGSTKGTDLQAISDAIHRGDLDASVEVVISNRKKAYILERARNHGIEAVFISHKGKEREQFDREMTDVLEAKGVELVLLIGFMRILSPWFCRHWQNRVLNVHPSLLPKYAGGMDMNVHEEVLKNGETETGCTIHIVTAEVDAGPHVIQKRCSIEAEDTPETLKEKVQALEGKAFLESIRIFQNSEGPWSNQ
- the purD gene encoding phosphoribosylamine--glycine ligase; translated protein: MKILLIGSGAREHAIARALSRSEQNPDIICFASNNNPGIQEHSSVFAMGKISDPAAVTQFADQHSTELAIIGPEAPLEAGVADALWETGIPCVGPKKALAQIETSKGFTRDLLTKYRIPACPAYKRFSAMEGVREFLTELHDNYVVKYDGLMGGKGVKVAGDHLHSHDEALDYCMELVSRDGTFVVEEKLIGEEFSLMSFCDGEHLAHMPPVQDHKRAYDGDTGPNTGGMGSYSDADHSLPFLTDEEIAQAQKFNQATAQALKEEFGDGYKGILYGGFIATADGVKLIEYNARLGDPEAMNVLPLLQSDFMEVCMGMVNGNLDARDITFAHQATVCKYAVPKGYPDSPVKGECIDVSAITDRDQLYYASVEARAGLLYEAGSRTAAYVGIAQTLTEAETTAEVEISKVGGPLFHRKDIGTEELVQKRIDHMNELRNHPQRRTVH